The genomic region GGTGATCTACTGGGAACAGCTCCTGCCAGTCTCGGGGAGTGCGGAGGCCAGTGTCAGCCTGAGACTGACCTCCCCCCTGGAGGCTCCCGAGGGCGGCCCATCCAAGGGGAAGGCCCTCACAGGCCGCCCGGCGCCGGGGAAGCAGCTGGCGCCGGGGAAGCAGCTGCGGGCAGCCCAGCGGCAGAAGCCATGCGAGCAGCAAGCCTCCTCCAGGAGAGCCTTCCCGAGCATCCTGGACCTCGGAGTCATTCGCGCTCGGGGAGAACACCGAGTGGGTGCAGTTTGGTCCGAGTCTCAGAGACTCCCCGGCGCCCAGGAGCCCCAGACCTGGGACGAGCTGGGTGAGGCCCTCCACACTGGCCCCAGCCTTCTCCCAGGGGAAAAGCCCTTCGAATGTAGGGCGTGCAGCAAAGTGTTTGTGAAGAGCTCCGATCTCCTCAAGCACCTGCGCACCCACACTGGGGAGCGGCCCTATGAGTGTGCGCAGTGCGGCAAGGCCTTCAGCCAGACATCGCACCTGACACAGCACCAGCGCATCCACAGCGGCGAGACGCCCTACGCCTGCTCGGCTTGCGGCAAGGCCTTCCGCCATAGCTCCTCCCTGGTGCGGCACCAGCGCATCCACACGGCCGAGAAGTCCTTCCACTGCGGTGAGTGCGGCAAGGCTTTCAGTCATGGCTCCAATCTCAGCCAGCACCGCAAGATCCACGCGGGCGGGCGGCCCTACGCCTGTGCGCAGTGTGGCCGGCGCTTCTGCCGCAACTCGCACCTGATCCAGCATGAGCGCACACACACGGGCGAGAAGCCCTATGCCTGTGCTCTCTGCGGCGCGGCCTTCAGCCAGGGCTCCTCGCTCTTTAAGCACCAGCGCGTGCACACCGGTGAGAAACCCTTCTCCTGCCCACAGTGCGGCCGCGCCTTCAGCCACAGCTCCAACCTCACGCAGCATCAGCTGCTGCACACGGGTGAGCGGCCCTTCCGCTGCGGAGACTGTGGCAAGGCCTTCGCCAAGGGCGCAGTGTTGCTCAGTCACCAGCGCATCCACACGGGCGAGAAGCCTTTTGTGTGCACTCACTGTGGCCGTGCCTTCCGCGAGCGCCCTGCGCTCTTCCACCACCAAAGGATCCACACTGGTGAGAAGGCCATGCGGCGGCCCAGGGCTGTCTCCTGCCCACCAGCCAGGCCTCCGGGGGAATCATCAGAAGGTGCTTCCGGGAAGGATGACAAGATAACTTCTGCCACAGGCCCAGCCACAGTCCTAAAGGCAGCCCCAAAGCCAACTAAGGCCTGAGGCGGCAGCTCTGGCCTTTCTCAGTGTTCTGTGAATTCCTTCCACAGCTACAAAGTCCATTTCCTTTGCAGATCCACAGTGGAGAGAAGCCTTGTGTATTCAAGCCAGACATGAGGGAGACTCTTTGGCTTCGGTTCCTTCCACTTTGGCCACAGCTCACATCTCCATCCTCCAAGAGGCCATACCGCAGAGACATCAGGGATACAGACTTGGTGCTGGGATTTTGGTAGGGCCTATACTATGCGCAGAGCCAGTGGGAGACCAACAAAGAGCCTTGTATGGTGATGCCACTTCAGTATTTCATGACTGTGAAACGAAGGTGAGGAGGAAGTGTAGGAATGGGGTGGGAATATCCTAGAGGAATCTGCCTGAATACAAATGCAGTTCAGAATACATCCCTCAGGTCTCTGTTTATCCAGGGCTTCCTTGTCCTGGCCTTTGGCAAGTGATTgggctctgagcctcagcttcctcctctgggaaatagaaaaaagaaaaagatttgggCCCTTGGAGGGTGGTGTTTGTTAACAGACACCCTGCCTGGCAGGGTCCTAATAAAGTCCAGGATATTTTCACTGCCATCCCCTGTTGTAGGTGCTAAGAAAGTTCTACCAGCTCTCTTGAGTCCTGTGCTGGTATCCCCACCTCAAAGATGAACAAATTAAGGCACAGGGAGAAGTGAGTCGCCCATGTCATACAGCAAAGCTGGAACTAGAACTCAGGTGGAACCTACCCAACATCCACATGCCTCATCCCACAACCCCCTCATTCTAGTCTACCAAGTGTGAAGGCCTGGCCTGGCTCACTAGCATAGCAGACTTCCAGAGGTGGAGGCCCATGCCAGAATATGTGGCTTTCAGCATTGGAAGACAGATCGAGGATGCTGGTTGCCCAGCACTCATTCACATCTCATCCAGTCCCTGGCACCAGCTCTTTTAGCAAACCCAATGTATGAGGAACCTTTATATCTGAAGAAGTAATGATAACTTCAGAGGAAGCAAAGTGGGGCTGCTTATTTTTGCTGGGTTTGGTGGCCATGTGCCCATCTGTTTGTTCTCCCACCTTGGTTGGAAGGTGGACAAAAAACCAAGAGGATTTGGTATTGCCTGAAACTGTGTGTGGCAGCCTTCAGAGACTACCCTGCCCAGCATAATGCCCGTGAACAGTGGGGACAGATGTGGGGTGGGGCCCAGTTTGCTTCCTGTGACTTCAGCAGACCAGATTCTAGCCTCACCTGGGGCCATACTAACAAGGAAGTTAATGGTCTTTTTAtggaggggggggagggggagaacaaAAACTAGCATTTACAACTCAGAATGGATTTAAATTGTTATTTCTTGCCCAGGAGTGTGAAGTCCACAGCCACAGCCTCAGCCTGTTCTCTCCACTCCAGGGCATGGTTCAGGTTTTAACAAATTCAAAGATCCTTCCTGACAAAGGTTTCTTTTTAAACATCTGTGTGAACAATAACAGGCTGATGGTGGTTTCACCCGAATACAATgcagaaaatattaaatttataaatggaCATATGTAGACATGCCACTGGAATGTCATCACAGAGATCCAGGGATTTGACTTCAACCTGGGTCTCCTGGAGACACCACACTAGATATGCAGCTGTCTGTAGCCCCTTGATGGCTATAGGTGAGTGGGGGAGACCTGGGCAGGGTAGGGCttgcctcctccccccaccccaggttaTGGGAGGGAGGTGGGTGAAGAAACCAAGGCTGGGCTGTTATGCTATCTGCTGTTGAGGCAGAGTGGGTGTGGCCAAGTGTAGTGACCTGGCAAGGTTGACACCAGCCCAGAGTGTGTTCCAGTCCCATCACCTTGAAGACCTTGCAGCCCTACACTCAGCATAGGCATTGCTGTCCCACTCACCCACTTGTGGGACCAGACCCATCTTCTGCCCCACAAACCTCATAAGTTCCTACAAGGAGGGGTGGCATGCAGGGCCCAACTCCCCAAGATTCTGTAAAGGCAGTCCTTCCAAAATGGGCCTCCTGATGTCCTATTGACCCCAGGACCATTGTCCACCCCTTCTAGACAGACTTAGTCTACAGAACTATGAAATGCAGGCAAACCTCCACCCTACCACAGGGGACTGTTCTGGGGAGTCTATGGGATTCAG from Castor canadensis chromosome 16, mCasCan1.hap1v2, whole genome shotgun sequence harbors:
- the Znf324 gene encoding zinc finger protein 324A isoform X1, translating into MAAAGARGLMTFEDVAVYFSQEEWMLLDAAQRALYRRVMLENFALVASMGLSTSRPRVVVQLQRGEEPWIPSGMDTTLGRSTHMKPSLGSHCLEEGRNVSGEAALLQAVLNNLGGMSTTVLPATGTKSLEEQQGTSPSQERKPTGVSVIYWEQLLPVSGSAEASVSLRLTSPLEAPEGGPSKGKALTGRPAPGKQLAPGKQLRAAQRQKPCEQQASSRRAFPSILDLGVIRARGEHRVGAVWSESQRLPGAQEPQTWDELGEALHTGPSLLPGEKPFECRACSKVFVKSSDLLKHLRTHTGERPYECAQCGKAFSQTSHLTQHQRIHSGETPYACSACGKAFRHSSSLVRHQRIHTAEKSFHCGECGKAFSHGSNLSQHRKIHAGGRPYACAQCGRRFCRNSHLIQHERTHTGEKPYACALCGAAFSQGSSLFKHQRVHTGEKPFSCPQCGRAFSHSSNLTQHQLLHTGERPFRCGDCGKAFAKGAVLLSHQRIHTGEKPFVCTHCGRAFRERPALFHHQRIHTGEKAMRRPRAVSCPPARPPGESSEGASGKDDKITSATGPATVLKAAPKPTKA
- the Znf324 gene encoding zinc finger protein 324A isoform X2; the protein is MDTTLGRSTHMKPSLGSHCLEEGRNVSGEAALLQAVLNNLGGMSTTVLPATGTKSLEEQQGTSPSQERKPTGVSVIYWEQLLPVSGSAEASVSLRLTSPLEAPEGGPSKGKALTGRPAPGKQLAPGKQLRAAQRQKPCEQQASSRRAFPSILDLGVIRARGEHRVGAVWSESQRLPGAQEPQTWDELGEALHTGPSLLPGEKPFECRACSKVFVKSSDLLKHLRTHTGERPYECAQCGKAFSQTSHLTQHQRIHSGETPYACSACGKAFRHSSSLVRHQRIHTAEKSFHCGECGKAFSHGSNLSQHRKIHAGGRPYACAQCGRRFCRNSHLIQHERTHTGEKPYACALCGAAFSQGSSLFKHQRVHTGEKPFSCPQCGRAFSHSSNLTQHQLLHTGERPFRCGDCGKAFAKGAVLLSHQRIHTGEKPFVCTHCGRAFRERPALFHHQRIHTGEKAMRRPRAVSCPPARPPGESSEGASGKDDKITSATGPATVLKAAPKPTKA